In Pseudonocardia sp. DSM 110487, the sequence GTGCTGCTGGTGTCGTTCCTGATGGACATCGTGGCGATGGCGTTCGGCATGCCGCGGGTGGTGTTCCCGGAGATCGCGCACACCGTGTACGGGGACCCGCCCGGCGGCGGGTTCGCGCTCGGGCTGCTGTTCGCCGCGATCCCGGCTGGGATGGTCCTCGCCGCGCTGTTCTCCGGCCGGCTGAACCGGATCCCGCGCCAGGGAGTGGCCGTCACGCTCTCGATCTGCGTCTGGGGCCTCGGCGTCGCGTTGTTCGGGCTCACCGGATCGCTGTGGCTCGCCGTGATCTTCCTCGCTCTCGCGGGCGCGGGCGACATGGTGAGCGGCGTCTTCCGCATGTCCATGCTGCAGTCCGTGGCAACCGACGAGATGCGCGGGCGCATGCAGGGGGTCTTCGCGGTGGTGGTCGTCGGCGGTCCGCGGATCGCCGACCTCTGGCACGGCCCCGCGGCGTCCTGGTGGGGACCCGGGACGGCGGCGACGGTGGGCGGGGTTCTCGTGATCGTCGGTGCGGTGGTGGTGGCAGCGGCGTTCCCGGCGTTCTGGCGTTACCGCCCTGTGCACGCCACATGACATTGGTCGTGATGAACGCGTCAATGCCAGGACGGGCGCAACTCCGATCCGGAGCACTAGCGTTGCGGCCAACCACGCAAAACATGAGTGTGAGGGAACCTCCACATGGCCGACGAGACCACCAGCGCCGCTGTTCTGAACCACCCCGGCGGCGAGTACGAGATGTCGATCCGGCCGGCGACCGAGGGTGCGTCCGCGTTCGACATCGGGAAGCTGCTCCCGTCGACGGGACTCGTCACGTTCGACTCCGGATACGGCAACACCGCTTCCTGTGCGTCCGCGATCACCTACATCGACGGTGACGCCGGCATCCTCCGCTACCGCGGGTACCCGATCGACCAGCTCGCGGAGAGCTCCACGTTCCTGGAGACCAGCTACCTGCTCATCTACGGGGAGCTGCCCACGAAGGACCAGCTGGACTCGTTCACGAACCGGGTCAGCCGCCACACCCTGCTGCACGAGGACCTGAAACGGTTCTTCGACGGCTTCCCGCGTGACGCGCACCCGATGCCGGTGCTGTCCAGCGCCGTCAGCGCGCTGTCGACCTTCTACCAGGACAGCCTCGACCCGTTCGACGAGGACGCCGTGGAGCTGTCCACAGTGCGGCTGCTCGCCAAGGTGCCGACGATCGCCGCGTACGCCTACAAGAAGTCGATCGGCCAGCCGTTCCTCTACCCGGACAACTCGCTGGGGCTCGTCGAGAACTTCCTCCGGATGACCTTCGGGTTCCCGGCCGAGCCGTACGAGGTCGACCCCGACTTCGTCCGTGCCCTCGAGGTGCTGCTCATCCTGCACGCCGACCACGAGCAGAACTGCTCCACCTCCACGGTCCGCATGGTGGGCTCGTCGCAGGCGAACCTGTTCGCGAGCATCTCCGCCGGCATCAACGCCCTGTTCGGGCCGCTGCACGGCGGGGCGAACCAGGCGGTGCTGGAGATGCTGCAGCGGATCCGCGACGTCGAGGAGGGCAACGTCGACGCCTTCATCGAGCGGGTGAAGAAGCGGGAGCACGGCGCCCGGCTGATGGGCTTCGGACACCGGGTCTACAAGAACTACGACCCGCGCGCCCGGATCGTGAAGCAGAGCGCCGACGAGATCCTCAAGAAGCTCGGGGTCAGCGACCAGCTGCTCGACATCGCGAAGGCGCTCGAGGAGCGGGCCCTTGCCGACGACTACTTCGTCGAGCGCAAGCTCTACCCGAACGTCGACTTCTACACCGGCGTGATCTACCGGGCCATGGGCTTCCCGACGAAGATGTTCACGGTTCTGTTCGCCCTCGGCCGCCTGCCGGGGTGGATCGCCCACTGGCGCGAGATGATCAACGATCCGGCCACGAAGATCGGCCGGCCGCGCCAGCTGTACGTCGGCGCCACCGAGCGCCCGTACGTGCCGATGACCAACCGCTGATCGAGAACGCCGGGCGGGGCGTGGCGCGGGTCCCGTGCGAACGGCTTACCCTTCGTGCGCATCCGGCGGAAGGGTGGAGGTCTATGGCGGAGAACGTCGAGGGGCACCGCGGTCGTCGTGGCAGGTGGCTGGCGCTCGCCGTGTTGTTGGCGGTCGCGGTGTGGGTCGTCCGGTCGCGGCGGGCCACTCGGGCGGACTACGGAGGGGAGTGGCCGCTCCTCGAGGAGGCGGTGCCGGCCGTGCCGGCCCCGCCACCGGCGGCCGAGTCGGCGCCGCGGCGCCCGTCGCCCCGGCCACGTCCGGCGCCGACGCCCTGATCAGCTGGTCAGGGCGTCGCGGAGGCTGACGCGGGCGCCGGTGCGCAACACCGAGTTCCGGTAGACGCGCCCGGCGACCCGCACAACCACCACGATGGCCGCCGCGGCGAGCGCCGCGGCCACCAGTACCTCCCCGAGCGACGCGACGCCGAGTGCGTAGCGCGCCGGCATGATCGTCTGGGAGAAGAACGGCACGAACGACAGCACGGCGGCGAGGCCGTTGCGCGGGTCGCTCGGCAGCAGGTTGAGCGCCAGCACGAACGGGATCAGCAGCAGGAAGATCATCGGTGCCACGACCGACTGCAGCTCCTCCTGCCGCGAGACCGTGGAGCCGACGGCCGCGTAGAGCGAGGCGTAGAGGAAGAAGCCGAGCAGGTACCAGAGCACGACCATCGCGAACATGCCCATCGCGGCACCCGGCACCACCAGCAACCCGGCGGCACCTGCTCCGAGGCCCGCGATCGCGCTGAGGATCACCAGCTGCAGCAGCCCCACCGCGCCGAGCCCGAGTACCTTGCCTGCCAGCAGCTGCCACGGCGTAATCGTGGCGAGCAGCAGCTCCACCACCCGGCTCTGCTTCTCCTCGACCACGCCGGTGGCGACGAGGTTGCCGTACCCGCTGAGCGAGAAGAACAGCAGGATCGTCCCGACGAACGCGACCGCGAGCCGCTGGCCGCTCCCGCTGTCGGCCGGTTCCAGCGTGCTGACCTCGAGCGCGGAGGAGTTCGCGACCCGCGCGGGGTCCACCCCCGCGCCGGCGAGAGCCGCGGTGACGGCCTGCTGCGCGACCGCGTCCCCCACGATCGCCTGCAGTGTGCCCTCCACGGAGTCGAGGCCGACGAGCTCGTACGCGCCGGGCGCGCCGGTGAGCAGTGCGTCGAGGGCCCCGTCCCGGACCTGTCCGCGTCCGTCGGCGTCGTCGACCTCGCGGACGGTGAGCTCGGTGCCCTGCAGGTGTGCGGTCTGCTCGAGGACCGGCCGGATCGACACGGCCTGTGGGGCGACGCCGAGCGTGTGGCTCGAGGTCTGGCCACCGATGTAGGTGCCGAGCAGGAGCAGCCCGCCGAAGAAGACGAGCGTGATCACGATGCCGACCACGAAGCTGCGCGAGCGGACCTGCGTGACGAACTCGCGGCGCGCGACGAGCAGGACCGCGCTGCGGGCGGGCAGCGGCGCGCTCATGCCGCGCCCTCCGCCTGCGCGGGGCCGGCCTGCACGACGTCGCGGTAGAGCTCGGTGAGCGGCGGGCGCCACCGGCGGAACTCGTGCACCGGCCCAGCGGCGAGCGCCGCTCGCAGCACGTCCTGGTCGTCGGTGCCCGCGGCGAGCCGCACGCGGGTGCGCCCGTCGGTGTCGTCGAGCACCTCGACGCCTTGCAGCGCCGTAGCCCAGCCTGGCGGCGGCCCTTCGACGTCGAGCACGGCGGCCGCACCGCCGCGTTCCCGCAGGTCGGCGACGCTGCCGACGGCCACCATGCGCCCGTCCGCGATGATCCCGATCCGGTCGCACAGCCGCTCCACGAGCTCGAGCTGGTGGCTGGAGAAGATCACCGGGACGCCGGCGTCGGCCTTGTCGCGCAGCACGCCGCTCATCACCTCGACCGCCGTGGGGTCGAGCCCGGAGAACGGTTCGTCGAGCACGAGCACCTCCGGGGCGTGCACGAGCGCGGCGCACAGCTGCACCCGCTGCTGGTTGCCGAGGGAGAGCTTCTGCACCTCGTCGCCGAGCCGCGCGCCGACGCCGAGCCGCTCGGTCCACACCGTGACGGCCGCGGCGGCGTCCGCGGCGGAGAGGCCGTGCAGCCTGGCCAGGTAGCGCAGCTGGTCACCGACTCGCATCTTCGGGTAGAGGCCCCGCTCCTCGGGCATGTAGCCGATGCGCCTGCGCACGTCGGCGTCCACCGGGCGGCCCTTCCAGCGCACCTCGCCCGCGTCGGCGGAGAGCACCCCGAGCACGATGCGCATCGTCGTGGTCTTGCCGGCGCCGTTGCTGCCGACGAACCCGAACACCTCGCCCGGCTCGACGGTGAACGAGACGTCGTCGAGCGCCTGCCGCGCCCCGAACCGCTTGCTGACTCGTGCGATCTCCAGCACACACAGACAGTAGTGCCAGCGTTTGCGGGCCCTCCGGACCGCTCATAGGTTCGACCGGCAACACCGTAAGGGGGGCCTATGGCCACGCAGGAACATCAGCAGGCACACGAGGTCGACGAGCGGACGGTCCGCAAGGCGGTGGGGGCCGCCGCCATGGGGAACCTCGTCGAGTGGTTCGACTACGGCATCTACAGCTACGTCGCGATCTACATCGCGATGAGCTTCTTCCCGGGCGGGGACGAGAGCGCGAATGTCGCGCTCACGTTCGCCCTCTTCGCGGTTGCGTACCTGGTGCGCCCGCTCGGCGGCATGATCCTCGGCCCGCTGGGTGACAGGGTCGGCCGGAAGCGGGTGCTCGCGCTCACGATCGTGGTGATGTCGGCGGCGAGCTTCGCGATCGGGCTGCTCCCGACGTTCGGCGCGGTGGGTTGGCTCGCGCCGATCCTGCTGGTCGTCGCACGGCTGGTGCAGGGCTTCGCGACGGGAGGCGAGTACGGCGGGGCCGCCGCCTTCATCGCGGAGTACGCGCCGGACAAGCGCCGCGGCTTCTACTGCAGCTTCCTCGAATTCGGCACGACGGGTGGGTTCGTGCTCGCGGCCGGCCTGGTGACGGTCCTGCAGCTCGGCCTGTCCCCTGAGGCGATGGCGTCATGGGGCTGGCGGATCCCGTTCCTGATCGCGGGCCCGCTCGGGCTCGTCGGGCTGTACCTGCGGAGCAAGCTCGAGGACACGCCCGCGTTCCGGGAGCTGGAGGAGCGGCACCAGGTGTCGGAGTCGCCGCTCAAGGACACCCTTGTCCACCACTGGCGGCCCGTGCTGGTCTGCATGGGACTGGTGCTCTTCTACAACGTCGCCGTCTACACGATCCTCTTCTACATGCCGACGTACCTGCAGACGACGCTCGGCCTCGCGGAGACGCCCGCGCTGCTCTACATCCTCGGCATGATGCTGATGATCATGTTCGTGATCATCCCGGTGGGCGCGCTGTCCGACCGGATCGGCCGCAAGCCGCTGATCGTGGCCGCGTGCATCGGGTTCATCGTGCTCGGCTACCCGGCCTTCATGCTGCTCGCGCTCGGCACGGTGACCGGAACGGTGGCCGGGCTGGTCGTCCTCGGCCTGTTGCTGGTGATGTTGCTCGGCACGATGTCGGCCACGTTGCCTGCGCTCTTCGCGACGGACGTCCGGTACGGCGGCTTCTCGATCGGCTACAACCTCTCGACGTCGATCTTCGGTGGAACCGCACCGTTCGTCCTGGAGACGCTGGTGATCAGCACCGGGAACAACGCGATGCCCGGGATCTACCTCGTCGTCGCCTCCGTGATCTCGATGGCGGCGGTGATCGCGGTGGCGGAGAGCGCGCGGAAGCCGTTGCCGGGGACGTCGGCGGCGGTGCTGCGCGCAGCGCCGGCCTAACGCCAGCCGGCGGGCAGTGGACGGAACCCGTCGAACGGGGCTGCCCACACGTAGCTCCAGCAGACGGTGCCCTCGGCCGTGACCAGCCGCTCGCGGCGGTACTGGCTGCCCTCGTACTCGTCGAGGGTCGGCAGGAGGTCCGCCGGGTTCCGCACCGGCACCAGCCATCCGGGTGCTCGACCCTTGATGTCGCGGCGCAGCGCCGGGTAGCCGAGGCCGGTGTCGTACACGACCCCGTCGACGCTCGCGGGGAGCGGCTCGCCCGCGCTGTGCGGCGCCACCAGCCGCCACGAGCGGTGGCCGGGCTGCAGGAGGCCGTAGACGAAGATGGCCGCGGGCCACTCGTCGCCGTGCGGTGCTCCGGCCACCGTCGGTGCGTCGAGGCCGTCGTCGCCGGGTTCGCCGCTGAGCCCGTGTGCCGCCTCCTGGGGCAGGTCCGCGCATCGGACGGGCGCCCCGTCCACGTGCAGTGGGCGGCGGATGGCGCCGTGCCCGACGTAGCACCACGGCTCCGGGATCCGGACGCCGTCGGCCGTGCGCACCTCTCCGGTGCGCAGGCGGGCCAGGCGGAAGCGCTCGTCGCGGCCCTCGCAGCGGTCCAGCACGGCGATCTGCTCGGCCGTCGCGAGCCAGACGACGTGCTCCTCGACGACGCCGGGCGCCGCGGCGAGCACCGCGGGCCGCTGGCCGTCGCGGCGTCGGAGCCCGCCGGCCCACACCGCCGCGACACCGCGGGTACTGACCCGCAGTGCCACGACGGGGTCGTCGCCCATCCCGAGTGCCCTGCGCAGCCAGGTGATCTTGCTCGGGCAGCGGTTGGAGCCGTAGGCGAGCAGGGGAACGCGCCGCGCGGACGGAACCGCCCCGTAGCCGGCGAGCCAACCGTCGACGGGGGTGCCGTCGATGGTCCAGCTGTCCGTGTGGAGCACGTGCGACTCCCCGTCGACGTGCGCGAACGAGAAGTCCGGCACGGCGCCGGGGTAGGGGTCCGCTGGGAAGTCGGCGTCGGGGAGCGGCACCCGACCAGGGTGCCGTGCGTACCGGCGTTCGCGCACCCCGTCTCGTCTCACGCGACGCGTCGGCGGCGAGCGTGAACGGAGATGGGGCGCGTCAGCCGGGAAGGGGTGCGCCGGCCCGCGCCCGGCGCCACCGGCGGGTGAGGAGTCCGTGGCGGGGCGAGAGCAGCAGCGCCAGCACGAAGCAGGCCGTGCACACCAGCCCCATCGCGCCCGCGATCGAGCTGTCCATGGGGAGCGCGACGGCGTACCCCACGGCGGCACCGACCCACCCGATGCCGATCGCGAGCGCCACCATGACCACGAGCCGGTCGGTGAGCAGGTATGCCGTGGCCGCCGGGACGATCAGCAGCGTCACCACGAGGATCGCCCCGACGGCGTCGAACGCGGCCACCGCTGTGACGGCCGAGGCCACCAGCAGGAGCCGGGACAGCAGCACCGGGCGCAGCCGCACGGTGGCGCCGAACTGCGGGTCGAACGTCGTGGCCTTGAGCTCCTTCCACATCAGCCCGACGAGCACCACGTTGAGCAGCACGACCCCGCCGAGCACCAGCCCGGAGCGGGCGACCTCGTAGCCGCCGACCCAGACGGTGTCGAACGGCACGAACGCGATCTCGCCGTAGATCGTGGAGTCGAGGTCGAGGTGGATGCCCGCGGCGTAGCGGGTGACGCCGAGCACCCCGAGCGAGAACAGCGCGGGGAAGACCAGCGCGATCGCCGCGTCGGACGCGACGAGGCCGGTGGCCCGCAGCGCGTCGATGCCGAGCACGCAGAGCACGGCGAACGCGGCGGCGCCGATGATCACCGGGAGCGGGGCCCTCGTCTGCGCCACCAGCCAGACGGCGACGATCCCCGGCAGCACCGCATGGCTGACGGCGTCCGACAGCAGCGCCATCCGGCGTAGCACGAGGAACGGCCCCAACAAGCCGCAGGCGGTGGCCACCAGACCTGCGATGACGACGATCAGTGCTCCGTCACTCATCCTGGCTTCCTCCTAGAGGTCGTGAGCGGATACGCGCGCTATAGCTCGCGTTTCCACTCACGACCTTGCGGAGCTGGGCCACCGCGTCCTCGCCGAGGCTTCCGGCCAGGTCGACCGGGTCCGGCTCGCGGGCGTCCGGCAAGCGGATCGACGGGCCGTGCTCGAGCCATGCCGACCACAGGGCCCTGCGCTCCGCCGTCTCGGCAGCTGCCGCCCGACCGGTGGCGGTGAGCGTGCCGTCGGCGGCGAGCAGCCCCCGGCGGCGCAGGCCGGCGCGGATCAGCCGGTCGCTCAGGCTCGTCGTCGGGGCGTCGGGGTGGGCGAGCACGGCGTCGCGCCGCACGATCCGCCGTCGCGACGCGAGTCGACGAGCCTGCCACAGCACGCCGCGACCGGGTGCCAGTAGCAGCGCCGCGAGCGCAACGGCGAAGCCGGTGAGCACGACCACCGGCCCGGTGGGCAGCTGCCCGCGGGTGGCCGTGAGCGCACCCGTGACCCCGACCGCCGCCCCGATCAGCCCGGCGAGCACGAGCACGCTCGGGAACCGGTCGGCGAGCTGGCGGGCGGTGACCGTGGGCACCACGAGCATCGCGACCATGAGGATTGCGCCGACCACCCGCACCCCGATCACGACCGCGACGACGAGCAGTGCCGTCATCAGCGTCTCCAGAGCCCGTACCGGGAGGCCGATCGCGCCGGCGAACGCGGGGTCGAACAGCGTGGTGGTGAGCGCCCTGCGCAGCACCCCGACCACGACCAGCGCCACGGCGGCGAGCGCGGCCATCACGGCGACGTCGCGTTCCAGCAACCCGGCGGCCTGTCCGAACAGGTAGTTCTCCAGGCCTGCCTGGTCGGCGTCCGAGCTGTTGGACAGGTGCGTGAGCAGCACGACGCCGAACGCGAAGAACCCGGACAGCACCACACCGATCGCGGCGTCCGGCCGGATCCGCCCTGCCCGCTCGATCCCCACCATCAGCAGCGCGGCCACCATCCCCGCAACCGCGGCCCCGAGCAGCAGACCCGGCACGTCCTTCACCCCCGCGACGAGGAACGCGACGCAGACGCCCGGCAGCGTCGCATGCGCCACCGCGTCGCCGACGAGGCTGCGGCGGCGCAGCACGGCGAACGCGCCGAGCACCCCGCTCGTGATGCCGAGGACGAGCGCGCCCGCGACCACGACCGCGTCGGTGTACGGCAGGCCCAGCGCCGCGCTCAGCCGGTCCACGTCACTGCCGCCCCGTACGCAGCGCGTACCGCGTCGGTGGTGAGCACATCGGCCGTGGGTCCGCACCCGAGCACGCGCACGTTGAGCAGCAACGTCCAGTCGAATGCGGCCCGCACCTGCGCCATGTCGTGGTGGACGACCACGACCGAGCCGCCCGCGTCGCGCAGCTCGCCGAGCAGGCGCAGCAGATCCTCCTGGGTGCGGGCGTCGATCCCGGCGAACGGCTCGTCCATGACGAGCACCGGCGCCCGCTGCGCGAGCGCGCGCGCCAAGAACACGCGCTGCCGCTGGCCCCCGGACAGCTGCCCGATCTGCCGCTTCTCGAAGCCCGCCATCCCGACGCGCTCCAGGCACTCCGCCGCGATCGCCCGGTCGGCCCGCCCGACGCGGCGGAACCAGCCGGTGGACCGGTAGCGGCCCATCTCAACGACTTCGCGCACGGTGATCGGGAAGTCCCAGTCCACCGACTCCGCCTGCGGCACGTACGCCACGTGGTCGAGCGCGCGCCTGCCCTCGACACCGTCGATCAGCACTCGCCCCGCGTCGGAGGGGACGAGGCCGAGCGCGGCCTTGAGCAGCGTGGACTTGCCCGCCCCGTTCGGCCCGACGATCGCTGACAGGTGCCCAGCCGGGAACGCGCAGTCGACCTCCCACAGCACCGGCGCCGACCGGTAGGACACGGTCAGCCCACGGACCTCCAGCGCGCTGGCGGTCCGGGTCTCGGTCGAGCTCATGAGCATCGCGTCATCCCCTCTGATCGATCAGCCCGTCCGCGATCCGGTCGGCGTTGGCGCGCAGCATCCCGATGTAGGTGCCCTCCGGGGTGCCGGGATTCCCCGCGGCGTCGGTGTAGAGCTCCCCGCCGACGTGGATCTGCACGCCGTGCTGCGCGGCGGCGGCCAGCAGGGCGTCGATCGTCTGGCGGGGCACGCTCGACTCGATGAATACGGCGGGCACGTCGCGCTCGGCCACGAGCCGCGCAACCCGCTCGACGTCGGCGGTGGTGGCCTCGGCCGCGGTGGAGATGCCCTGGATTCCGGCCACATCGAGCCGGTAGCGGCGGCCGAAGTAGTTGAACGCGTCGTGGGACGTGACGAGCACCCGCCGCTGCTGCGGGATCGCCGCGAGCCGCCGGTCGATCTCGGCGTCCAGCGCGGCCAGCTCCGCGAGGTAGGTGTCGAGGCGGGCCCGGTAGCCGTCGGCGTGCTCCGGGTCGCGCTCGACGAGCGCGGCGGCGATCGACTCGCTGACCTTCGACCACAGCGAGACGTCGAACCAGATGTGCGGGTCGTACTCCGTGCTGGTGTCGGGGGGAGCGAGCAGCTGCTCGCGGGGGATGCCGTCCGTCACGGCCCTCGTCGGTTGCCGTTCCCCGAGCTCGAGGAACAGCTCGCCCATCCGGCCTTCGAGGTGCAGCCCGCAGTAGAGGATCACGTCGGCCCCGCGCAGCGCCTGCACGTCTCCCGCACTTGCCCGGTACAGGTGCGGGTCGACGCCGGGGCCCATCAGGCCGGTGACGTCCACCCGATCGCCGCCGATCCGGGTGACGGTATCGGTGAGGAAGTTCGTGGTGGTCGTGACGCGGACCCGCCGGTTCCCGATCGGGTCGGTGGCCGACGGCGGAGCGGCGACGCAGCCGGAGAGCGTGAGCAGCCCGGCCGCGACCAGCACGGTGCGGCGCCCCACCCCTGGCATTAGCCACCTCTAATCAATCAGTAAGCCCCGCCTAATGATCCACGATAGCGTATGTGACCGGATACCCGGAAGTGTGAGACCTACGCTCGGGGTGTGGTCTCGACCAGCGCTCGCGCCGGGATCAGCGGCGCCCCGTTCCGGTTCATGCTCGGAGCCACCACGTTCTGCTTCAGCGGCTACGCGCTGCTGCTCCCGGTCGTGCCGCTCTGGGCCGCGCGCGGCGGATCGGGGGCGTTCGGGGCAGGTGCCACCACCGCGGTGCTGATGGCGACGACCGTCGCCACCCAGCTCGCGGTGCCGTGGTTGCTCGTGCGGCTCGGCCACCGCTGGGTGCTAGCCGCCGGATCCGTGCTGCTCGGGGCCCCCGCGCCCGCCCTCGCCCTCTCGTCCGACCTCCCGCTCGTGCTCGCGCTCTCGGCGCTGCGTGGCGTCGGGTTCGGGCTGGCGACGGTGGCGGGGAGCGCGCTGGTGGCGGAGCTCGTGCCGCGGGAGCAGCACGGACGCGCGGCGGGCTGGTACGGCCTTGCCGTCGGGCTGCCCCAGCTCGCGCTGCTTGCGGCCGGTGTCGCCGTGGTCGAGCGGTTCGGCTTCACCGCGGTGTTCGTCGTGGCGGGAGTCGCCCCGGTACTTGGCGCGCTGCTCGTGCCGGCGATCCGGGTGGCTCGCACGACCGTCGCGATTCCGGCGGGGCCGCGCCGGGTCACGCGGTCGGCGCTGGTGCCGGTGTTCGCCATGCTGACGTGCTCGATCGCCCAGGGCGGCCTGATCACCTTCCTCCCGCTCGCCGTGCCGGATGCCGGGCTGCTCGTGCCGGGAGCCCTGCTGGCGACGGCGGCGGGCGCGCTGCTCGGCCGGCTGGTGGCGGGCGAGCTGGTGGACCGGCGCGGCTGGGGTGGCCGGCTCCTCGTCCCTGGGATGCTGCTCGCCGCGGCGGGGATGGGCGTCGAGGTCGTCGGCGGCGGCGCACTCGTCGTGATCGGGGCCGCCGCCGTCGGGTTCGGCTTCGGCATGGTGCAGAACGACTCTCTCACCGTGCTGTTCGCCGCTTTCGGCGCCGGCGGCTACGGCGCGGCGAGCGCGATCTGGAACATCGCCTACGACGCCGGCACGGGCGTGGGCGCACTCGGGCTCGGGGCGGTGGCGGAGTCGTTCGGCTACCCGGCCGCCTTCGGGGCGGCGGCCGTCCTGCTCTGCGCCGGGATGGCGGTGACCTTGACCAGGCCAGGGCGGCGGGCTCGATAGCCCGCACGGCGTCTGAACGGCGGTGTCCCTTCACGAGCGCTCGGGGCTACGGTCGCCGCTCCCACGGCGGGGACCACCGAGGAGGATCGCGATGTCGGACCACGCGGCGCTCGTGCAGGAAGCGTACGACGGCTTTGCGAAGGGCGACGTCGGCCCGCTCGTCGCCATTCTCGACGATGACGTCGAGTGGAACGAGTCCGAGCACTCCATCCACTGGCCCGGCGGCCCGTTCCGCGGAACGCAGGCCGTGTTGGAAGGTGTCATGGGTCCGCTCGCGCGAGACTTCGACGGCTTCCGGATCGACGTCGGCCGGATCTCTGTCGCGGGCGACACGGTGTTCGTCCAGGCCCGCTACCGGGCGACGGCCAAGGCGACCGGGAAGGCCCTGGACGCATTGGCCGCCCACGTATGGGACTTCCGGGACGGCAAGGTCGTCACGTTCCAGCAGTACACCGATACCTGGCAGTGGGCTCAGGTCACGGGCATCGAGCCGAAGCAGTAGTCGGGTCCAGCGGCCGCCGACGCCCGCCTCTCGGCTACTCCGCCGGGTTCGAGGCGGCGGCAGCGCTGCTCTGCGCTGGTGTGGTGGTGGCCTGGATCAGGCCTGGGGCGGCCGTCGGCAGACCATGAGCCTCGGCCGCCTCGCGTAGCAGGACGTCGTAGGTGAGCACGATGTCGACGTCGTCGCGGATCATCAGGGCAGTGGCGAGGTGGATGGCATCGAGGGTGCGCGGATCCCGATGCTCTCCGGCTCACTCACAAACGCAAATGTAGCACCAATGTGCTACCTGGTGGCCTATGTTCGAGATTGCATCCAGCGCTGTTCGGTCTTCCCCGGATCGCGCTGAATGCAATCTCGGTCCCGACTGCCGGGCTCCTCAGTGGCCCCGCGCAATCCACTCCTCCAGGTGCGGCAGCTCCGCACCGATCGTCGTCGGGTCGCCGTGACCCGTGCGGACCACCGTGTCGCCCGGCAGCGGCAGGAGCCGGTCGCGGATCGAGTCGATGATCGTGTCGAATGAGGAGAACGAGCGGCCCGTGGCGCCAGGGCCTCCCTGGAACAAGGTGTCGCCGGAAAGCAGCGTGCCGAGCTCGGGTGCGTACAGGCAGCACGA encodes:
- a CDS encoding metal ABC transporter ATP-binding protein, whose product is MSSTETRTASALEVRGLTVSYRSAPVLWEVDCAFPAGHLSAIVGPNGAGKSTLLKAALGLVPSDAGRVLIDGVEGRRALDHVAYVPQAESVDWDFPITVREVVEMGRYRSTGWFRRVGRADRAIAAECLERVGMAGFEKRQIGQLSGGQRQRVFLARALAQRAPVLVMDEPFAGIDARTQEDLLRLLGELRDAGGSVVVVHHDMAQVRAAFDWTLLLNVRVLGCGPTADVLTTDAVRAAYGAAVTWTG
- a CDS encoding metal ABC transporter solute-binding protein, Zn/Mn family → MPGVGRRTVLVAAGLLTLSGCVAAPPSATDPIGNRRVRVTTTTNFLTDTVTRIGGDRVDVTGLMGPGVDPHLYRASAGDVQALRGADVILYCGLHLEGRMGELFLELGERQPTRAVTDGIPREQLLAPPDTSTEYDPHIWFDVSLWSKVSESIAAALVERDPEHADGYRARLDTYLAELAALDAEIDRRLAAIPQQRRVLVTSHDAFNYFGRRYRLDVAGIQGISTAAEATTADVERVARLVAERDVPAVFIESSVPRQTIDALLAAAAQHGVQIHVGGELYTDAAGNPGTPEGTYIGMLRANADRIADGLIDQRG
- a CDS encoding MFS transporter, whose amino-acid sequence is MVSTSARAGISGAPFRFMLGATTFCFSGYALLLPVVPLWAARGGSGAFGAGATTAVLMATTVATQLAVPWLLVRLGHRWVLAAGSVLLGAPAPALALSSDLPLVLALSALRGVGFGLATVAGSALVAELVPREQHGRAAGWYGLAVGLPQLALLAAGVAVVERFGFTAVFVVAGVAPVLGALLVPAIRVARTTVAIPAGPRRVTRSALVPVFAMLTCSIAQGGLITFLPLAVPDAGLLVPGALLATAAGALLGRLVAGELVDRRGWGGRLLVPGMLLAAAGMGVEVVGGGALVVIGAAAVGFGFGMVQNDSLTVLFAAFGAGGYGAASAIWNIAYDAGTGVGALGLGAVAESFGYPAAFGAAAVLLCAGMAVTLTRPGRRAR
- a CDS encoding nuclear transport factor 2 family protein, whose translation is MSDHAALVQEAYDGFAKGDVGPLVAILDDDVEWNESEHSIHWPGGPFRGTQAVLEGVMGPLARDFDGFRIDVGRISVAGDTVFVQARYRATAKATGKALDALAAHVWDFRDGKVVTFQQYTDTWQWAQVTGIEPKQ